ttttgaaattttgcaAATCTTGCTCCACAAGACCCAAGACAAAGAATTCTTTGTAGTACTTTTCAACTGATCAACTTCTCTGCTTTTCAAAGATCCTGTAGCTATATTTGTGGGTGTGGAATCTTCTTTCTAATTGAATTAAAATGGCACAGCATTTGATAAGGGGCCCTCCCTCTGTGAAAGCGATTATTAGTTTTCTGATGCACCTTAATCCTAGGATCAGATGAAGAAATGGATGTATAACTGTGCTCTGAAATGTTTTGCTAATGCTCGGTTCCTTATTCTCTTGATGTATGACAGAAGCACTATGTAAAGTAACACCTTGAACCTGTGGCTTTGTGTGTTTGTGTGTCTTTTTTGGTCGGCAAAATAGAGTGCAAACATGAGATGTGGGATGAAAGATcgaatatttttctttattctCTCTCACAATGTACTGTCATTCTGGTATTGATGTATAACTAACATGTGTCAACTCATATATCTTGTTACAGGAACTATTAACTAGGCATAAGTCGACTGTGTCCGAATTTCTTTCCAAGAATTATGAATGGGTTAGTGATTTTGGCTTTGTttgaccgcccatgttttacaTGCATCTCCACTAGCAGTATGTAGTTGAGAAAATGCTGCATTCATTAAACATTGTAATTTGATTTTGAGGCTATGGTTTAGTTTGTAAAGCTTACTTTTCTCGTAATAATTTCAAACGGTTCCGCTTTTGTAAATAGTGGTGCTCGATTTGTGTTTAAATCCGATTTTTTACACTGACATTGGGAACAAACAATGTTTTCCTGGGCTTTTGATATGCTCCACTTTTGATCTTCTGGTTGCTTTTACTGTAGTTCTTTGCAGAATATAACTTTAAGCTTCTTGAATCTACCAACTATATCACCAGAAGGCAGGCTATCAAGGTAATGCtttttcaatatattatttattcgtTTGGTTTATATGTGACAATTTCACACGACAAACCCTCCTCCATAAACCCCTTGAAGCAATCAAGAACAAATGAAAACAAAATTAGTAAAGCGTTTCAACTGAATAATTGCTGGATACTATACCACTATACCTACTGGGCATCTTTTTCCCGCAGTTGATTTTATTACTTGCTTAGTGAATTCTGATCCGTATGATGTATTCTTTTCAGCTGTTGGGTGATATCCTATTGGATCGTTCAAATTCAACTGTGATGATCCGATATGTTAGCTCGCGGGACAACTTAAGGATCCTCATGAATCTTCTCAGAGTAAGATTGCTTCTTATGGTTTTGGAAACTAAACCTGGCcttgtgtttgtaaaaataggaatgaaaaaaaaaaattgatggtAGATTTTAAAGCTGAAAAAATGAATTAATAAACTAAACGACAAAGTTTATTTAAAATGGCATCAAGAACCCAAACAGGACGAATTCTTTGATGCTAGATTAGAATATGCAACAATGCCCCTCAAAAGTTACTGAAAGAGTTACTGAAAGAATTGGAATCCTGTCTCATCCTTGTGACATTCGTGATCTTCTCAGCAGAGAATCTGTCttatatttatttgattatcATGTTCTGATTCTGAGGATTCTTTCTTCTGTCAGGAGTCGAGTAAGAGCATTCAGATAGAAGCGTTTCATGTCTTCAAGGTACGATTTGTGTATCCTCCCTTAAGCTAATTCAAGCAAGCCATTCATTTTGCATCACATATGTGCAGTTATTCGTGGCTAATCAGAACAAGCCCCCAGATATTGTCGGTATCCTAGTGACGAACAGAAGCAAGCTTCTACGCCTTTTTGCTGATTTTAAGACCGAGAAAGGTATGATTGATGAATGAAAATGCAAATGCTTGATCATTATATATGTAATGAAAGTTTTAACTCGGTTTTCGCTCCTTGCGATGCAGAGGATGAACAATTTGAAGCCGATAAAGCACAAGTTGTCAAAGAAATTTCTGCACTTGAGCCCAAAGAACGTGATTAATTTTTTGCTCCATTCGTTGTATTTACAATTCATGGCAATGttgtaataataaaaaaatcccAGTTGGTATCTATTTCCAGATATACTTGTGAATTAATGGTTTTCACACCGGTTTTTATTGACGCTTCCTTTCCTATTTTGATTCTTCTTTCAACTGCTATGATGTGTACAAATGATCACATTTAAGtggtttaatttattattataattataaaattcaaattttaatgagAAATGCAAATAACAAGAAATagaatataaatatcatttcttaaaattttaatatatgtatGATATTAATATCAAAGTGAGAAAAACTGGAATATATGAatgttttaaaatgttaaatttgaattatttgtcATTAGatttttttcataatattttatttaagaagtgAGTTCGTGTCATGTGTTTTATcgtaattttaattatatcgaTTATTTGGAAATATATTTTCTCGAAATACTCTTCATTAGGGCACCCACATTGATGTTCAAACCCATTGTGGGTGTTTGTTAAACATCCACCCACTTGTGCATTGTAATGTGGACATTCATTaccttttttatatattattttattattatttttttaaagagaGTGAATGGGGTGGACTAAGCATTAATTACatgtattaatattttatatatatgtatattatttaatttaataatgtattttaataattaaataaatattatttaaccaAGATGGATAAAGTTAAGTTTCCATTTAAATTACATGTGGACCCTACGATTTTTGCTGAGGTGATGGGTGTTATAACATTAACAAATGCGGATGCCTTACATAGTAAGAACCAGCGAGGGAAATTTTTAAATCGGATTAAGATATTTTCAGTGAAAATATTGTAATTCTCAAAAAAACCTCCATATGCTGTTCCAACTTCCAAGGTGTAAAACACTAATTATGATGTCACTGGTTTTatataagaaaaaatatttctggagggctttttttataatttgtttttcacttaaataatattttcgaTATAATAATTTGGAAAGTGTTCTCTTTCtaggaataaaatatttcaagctCCACGAAGGGTATAAATGCAATTTGAGATAAAGTGATCAACCCAGGATTATTTCCAACTCCAGTGCGTTGCAACAATAAGAAGACTAGAGTTGTGACATTGCTTGCTACAACTCGTGTTTTATTTACTCGTGACGATTATCTAGGACTGGACAAGGGAAGGACTAACTATGATGTAATACTTGCTCGAAAGCCGATATTCGACTACCAGAATGTGATGGTGGCTAACTAGTATTCCAACAGTTTGCCATTGATCGTCTTCTAACTAGTATTCCAACAGTTTGCCATTGATCGTCTTCTAAGGGTGGTTTGGATGTCATGTGAATTATAACAatttgagttatggtgttttagCACTCAGAGACCAATCATACGAGCACAGCCAAGAGAGAACACACTTTGTTGGAGATATAGTATGTACATAGTATCAATGCCTTTTTTCTTGCAAAATAATCTTGGTCTGAAGCCCTTCTCCAGCTCCTCAAACTGCCATCCCTTTGTTTCTGTtacaagtacatatatatatattatcacaAGCCCAATAATGGAAAATCCAGCAAACAAAGAAATGTGCCCAAAGAACCGATTGCTTCCATAAGAGTTAAGAATGTCTCGCTCGCTATAAGATTCGAAACCCAGTTGAAAACTGCAATGATTCCTCCCCCCATGCCTTTCTACCTCAAAGGATAAATCTCAGAATTCACAATCCACGGTGCAGTCCCCATTCCTGGAGAGTAAGATATGATGTACAACCCAAGAAGCAGGACTGCAAAAAATCAGAATTTGCTCGGACAACCCTTTGTGTACCAGGTACGATGTTCTCCTTGACAGAAACCCTTTAAGTCATCCGTAACAGCCAAATAGGCCCAAGGAAGATACTACCAAGAAAgatgaacagaaatcagagCAGTGCAAGTGTATTATGTAAAGCAGCACTAGTAGGAAATGAAATTCAAGAAAATCTTACTTTGTTGTCCCCATTCGAACAGAAAGCACAATCCGAGGATGATATCAGACACAACTTGCAATTCCAGGATGATTGATTCGAGGctcgcaaatttttttttacatgtcGAGTTTCTACCAAAATGGGGGATTCAAAACTGCCGACTGGTGGGGTATGGTCAGAGGCTTGGTAAAACAGGATAGATAATGCAACAATGAAGATGATGATACCAGACATAGATATAATCATCAGCCTTCGCCTCCCATATCCGTCGACAAAAAACATGCTAACAACAGAGCCAACAGCATTTAGACCATAAGTAATAAGAGACAGTGCCAAGGATGTCTTGTTAGACGCGAATCCAGCAAGCTGCACGATTGTAGGACTGTAGTACATGACAGTGTTTATTCTGACAAATTGTTGAGCAACTTGTACGGTGATACCTGCATAAAGGCCTCGACGAACAACGATGTTTCCCCATATATATTCTTTAGTTATGAGAAAAAGTCCTTCCCTATAGACCCTTCATCGGATTTCTTGGCTTCAATGGAGGACTGTAAAGctttcatttcttcttcaaCTTCATTTTCAGGTTATATTTTCTCTAGAACGGCCCCAGCTTCTTTTACCTTATCCTGCGAGATTAAAGATAAAATTTGGCAGATTTTCAAACATAGTTTTCCTAACAGACGTTAAAAAAATCAAAGTAGCAATGTGGGTTGTGGTACAAATATCTGAAGATATTGTTACCTGCCTATATAACCATCTTGGAGACTCGGGAAGTGACAGCATTAACACGAACTGAACAGCAGCTGGAACGCCTGCTACTCTGAGCATCCAACTGCATGTTCCAGGGGCCTTTTACCACACAAAAAAACCAATCACACTTAAAGGAAATTAACCATCCAAAGCTTGAAGCTGGAAAAGTCATAAAATTACCTCAGTACATGCTAAGTTGATAAGACATGCCAAGAGTTGTCCTCCTGTAATCAACAAACCATTTGTGCTAACGAACGCTCCCCTGATTCTAGCAGGAGATGCTCCTGAGATATAAAGTGGGGCTGTCATAGAAGCCATTCCAACACCTAGGCCAACAAAGATTCGTCCAAGGATTATCATCAAGGGGCCACAGCTGCAGCCATGACAATTGCACCAACAAAAAAAAGGATATCAGCCAAAAAAATGAATTTCTCTCGACCATACTTGTCGTTGATCAAACCACCAAAAGCAGCAGCAATGATAGCTCCTGCCACAGCCATGCTCACTATTTTTTCCTACATAGAAAAGGGTCATGGATCTCGTACATGGAGTGTATGGAACTCAGGATTGCAAGACCACTGGTCATGTACCTGCAACCATGTCTCTCAACAGATTTATAGTCATCCCGATTGTAGAGAAGGGCACCAGAAATAACACCTAATAAGCACCATTATTCTCATCATTTCACATATAATTACACTAGAACAAAATCTGTACTCCAACGAATTGAACAGGTGAAATAATTCACAGAAGTAAAACAAAATGATTTGATAGAAATGTTCTACACCCGTGTCGTAACCAAACAATAGCCCTCCGATGCCTGCTGATAAAGCAAGCCTCATAATGTAAGGTGTTTCCCAGGTTGTTCGCCAGCATTCTGTGAACTCTGTTTTATCTGGTTTAATAACTCCCACCTCAATTCCAATCCCAGCTTGATAATCTGATTCTATACGAATAGATTGAGCATTAAATTTACATAAGCGAACAAATTCCGTAAAATAAATCTAGAGCACTGGTAGGCAGCAAGGTCAATCACTCCCTCGAATGATATccatttatttgattatttacAACATTTGTTTCGTCCCAAATACACTCAATGAAGCAAATTCGATCTGTCAGCAAATTGAGTCACACACAAAGAAAAACACATAAAACTCATGAATAAATACGGCATGACAGCTCCTTCCTCCGATGCCTCACCCTCTTCACTTTTGGCGCCGAATCTAATCGCCATCACCAATCATAAATTAAACGGGCAAAATTACCTTGCATGGTCTCAGTCCGTCATGATGTTCAGATATGGCAAGGGCAAAGATCATCTTCTTTCGGGTGAATCGAAGTGTCCTGATACATCTGATCCAAAATTCAAAGCGTGGAATGCCGAAATAATCTGGTCATGTCTTGGTTAATTAACTCAATGACCGCTGAAATTGGCAAAATTTCTTACTCTATACCTCGGGGAAAGAAAATTGGTATTCAACGGGGATACCTACTCTTCCCGAGAAAATATATCTGAGATCTTTGAAATTGAAAGTCATCTTCACGATCTGCGCCAAGGTGAGAACACAATCGCTGGATATTTTACTAGCCTCGCTTGATTTTGGCAGCAATTGGATATGTTCGAAATTTTTGAATGGAAGTGCGCATAGATGGAAAACGATACAAAGACATCTTTGAGAAGAAAGGGGTTTTTAAATTTCTTTCagattatattaattattttttatttttgaattttgatatgCCGCCACCAATTATACTCATCTTTATGTATATAGCTCGTCTTCGTAAATATCGCTAATATGACACTCACACtcatataattttgatatatttcatTGACTTAACTGTAGACACAATAATGATTCAAATGTTGTTCTGCATTGGAGATTGCCCCTGGAGTCGAGAATTCGCGTCATTGTGGGATTCATGCTAGTGCTGAGTTATAATTCACGAGATGAGGGATAAATTTTGTTGGAGAATGAACAAGTAATCAAGGTTTTCAGCAACGGGGGTTTAGTATTCTTCATGCAAACGCCATTATGATTTAAGTTGTGTACTTAAAAATATGACCAGAATGCAGTAATTCTACATCTCGCCCAGAAAAAACCTTCTGAATGCGAAAAATACAGTTGACGAGGAATTCGAGGTCTCAATCTTCAAGTTTATTGGCTTTCCTAGCGTGGTTCACAATGGCGATGTTTATACAGAGGACGAGGGAATCTTCTATGCTCCCCGGGTGGTGGAAACCCTTAGATCCCATCCCACTTGTTTGGGAAACGTGTAAACTTGCATTTGTGTAGCAGAAGATTAGCCTACATTTTCATGAATTGGAAGGACCCAAAATTTTAATTAGGGAGTGAACTGCATCTCTGTTATGCACATCATTCAGTTGCTATATGTCAAAATCAAAGTCGTTCGGCGAAAAACATTGTACTGCAGAGACAGAGCAATCAAGAAATCGGAATACTCCTCACCTACGTAGAAATAATAGACAAGAAACCTGGCAGTGGCATAGACTGCAAACTTAGCTAACCAGTAGGATGTATTCCACAATTCAATTTTACATTTCAAACTAAATTCACAACAAATAAAAACTATATGGAAAGCTCGAGTTTTGGATCTCAGCACAAAATCTTTAGCAGAAAGCTGATGATGAATTCTCATATAGAAAAACAGTGTCCTGTATGTCACCCAGGAACAGGTGCAACCCTTGTTCCTCTACTTTGCTTATCTTGTATTTATCTTACACCGAAAAAGATATCCATTCGATGTTTTCCCTAGGCTGCAATTCCTGTTTAAAAATGAAACACCATCCGTAAGCCACAAAACCACAGTTTCAGCTACATTCTGCAGGTCGAGAAATATAAAGCTGTAGTTTTTCCAATTCATATCGAATATACCGTTTTCATTCCAATGAATATGGAATAGTTCCAAATATAGTTGTCAGTAAAATGGAGTGAACAAGAAAAGTGCAACGGCATAGCAGATATAggagtttattttaaaaaagggAACAAGTACCTCTATTTGATCTAGTTGCGCGATTAGCACCAATGTAATCCCCGACATAACCAATTGAATTCTTAGGTGTAACATTTGGAGCTTTAGTCTCGAATCCATAATTAAATGAGCTAGAACCCTCGAGCTCTAAGGGTAACAAACGCCCACCCCGGTCTCCAAAAAATGAATCCCCCTCATATATATTCTCCAACCCTGCCTCGCGAAAATTATTGGTGACAAAATATGACTGCGTCGAGTCCGTATAACCTCCATTGTTTCTAATGTTGGTTTCTCTGCCAACAAAATTTCTCTCTCCACTTCCATAACCCAAATTTCCAGTTATC
This window of the Primulina tabacum isolate GXHZ01 chromosome 4, ASM2559414v2, whole genome shotgun sequence genome carries:
- the LOC142542678 gene encoding putative MO25-like protein At5g47540, with the translated sequence MMELSKLMRDLKVILYGDSETEPVAEACTQLTQEFFRENSLRLLITCLPQLNLETRKDATQVVANLQRQQVQSRLIACDYLEKNVDLMDVLISGYENTDMALHYGAMLRECIRHQSVARYVLESERMKNFFYFIQLPNFDIASDAAATFKELLTRHKSTVSEFLSKNYEWFFAEYNFKLLESTNYITRRQAIKLLGDILLDRSNSTVMIRYVSSRDNLRILMNLLRESSKSIQIEAFHVFKLFVANQNKPPDIVGILVTNRSKLLRLFADFKTEKEDEQFEADKAQVVKEISALEPKERD